The DNA region gatattttttactacTGAACGTGCTGGTCTGTCACACACAAATGCTTTCATTTTTATggctaatttttcattatcaatatcactccctttttttaacaatacattgaattcatcaacaaatcgtctaaaataaaattcaagattCGATGGTTTACCCACGCCACAGTACAATGCAATAGGAAAAGGTTTATACACATCATCTTTCAAGTAAACTTTGCCTAAAATTGGCCAAAATTGTTTCCCACTTGATTTATACGGTGATGATCCATCAACGTTGAAaatcatatgaatttttttatcaggatgtaatattttgttgatcgttttttttaaatgattctcCAATccaaaatatacaatttcaCCATCAGTAGTTTTTCCAGGACAATTTTCGATGATATATTCAGCTGATgcagtttttaaaaatgttttagaaCATGTTGGTAGTTGtggtaaaaattgttttttcaacatttttaaaagttcatCCTGTTTAGTTTGAGCGAGATTTGAATTTAATGCCCACTGtcgaaatttatcaataaaactttcattatcattatgttCATTATCACTTTCATAATCACCAACCTCTTCAGCAATAACAGAAACATCTTGGAATGCTGGTTGTTCATACCAATCTTGATCATCTTCATTTATCGAGTTTTGTTCTTCGTCACACTCCATGTGTATATGTTGTACCTCATCCAGCTGACACTCGTCATGAATGCTCAGGATAACGTCTTTTTTgtcaccaccatcatcaacatGCGTTGCTATTGACAACGCTGCACCATTTGCTTGTTCAACATGTACACTTTGAGAAACATCTTTGACTTTACGAATCTTTCTGAATTTTTCTACTCTTAAtctatttaattcttttttttatatatatattattattagagcTCATGGCAAtccaattaaatatatctataattgaaatattttttttttttttaaatcacatatattttcatggaaattattatttttttttaattaaatataactaAACCAGataatatataactttattattCAATACTTAAACTTGATTCGAtcgagaataaaaaattataaatatattaaattgaatagtttatttattaaatatatagtttttgaaaaaaataactcacctgtgatgaaattaattattcaattaattaaattgaattaaacttatcgattttcatttaaatctaAGATCCAAATGATAGTCCTAattcattgataattaataattattaataattaaaaacaagaaatgttttttttgttattatttattttattccttttattttatttaaatttgttggaaatttgtttattcaagagagtaaaagtgaaataaaataaaagattattttatattttatttatgttgaaTTTTCGGTTGAGATTGTGTGTGCCTATTGTGTGATTGTAATATGAACTAGTACACGTGTGGCCCTGAATGTTTTCCTGGAATATTTGTGAGGTCAGAATAAGTGATAAAAGTATTGGATAATAACGaacattttaattgatatgaGTCTTTAGTCTTGGTCCGGACATTGCATTGATGTCAATGCTTTGAGTGTCGAAACCTGTTTGTTTTTCATCTAAGCTGGATaagtactttatttatttaataaaagacAGTTATTTCATCAAGTTACAATAATGGATAATGAAAGTAATGTGAAAGAAcgtaagtatataaaattaactttttattaaaaatatgacatgtcatgaattattttttgtctgttAGTTCATCGTTTATTAATTgcgtatgaaaaaaaaaaaaaaatagtgacgtgaaaaaaaaaaaaaattgttgttcaggtgatatatatttttgatattacattttacaaaaaataaaaaagtgtcttaaaaaagttgtgttttttaatgcctaataaattatcatgtaattaatatccaccaaaatcatcattattatcaagtaaaactaaattttcatcagcccgaaaaatgaaagaataaatgaaaataacaaagGCAGAGTTTGTTTACACGTATATACATCGCACAATGAGGATTGGTAGATCTTTATTGTATGTATATGAATATCTAAGAACGTGTTATGAAAACAACGTGAGATTTGTGTCTTATTAGAGTCATTACTGCTTCATCGACTGTGTATGTAATaattaactataaaaaaaaaataagattgaCTGTGTCGGGACACTCTCCCTTATATATCATATgtagataaaatacattttattaaatattgattacaTTAATAACCTGAACAACAATCTTTCCTTTTTTATGCACTtcactatttttataaatatatctgtaTGTATTTATGTATCAAATCAGAAATATGTATAactattacaattattatttatttattcaattcattgattatattaaagtaattcattaaatacatTAGCCCATACtagtatattaattatgaaattattttttagaaccaTCTTACATCCTCGTTAACTTTTCACTGGATGGTGAAACCGGagaatttgatataatttccCGAGATTGGATTAagattgataatgaaaaaaaaactttgtctTGTCCATTTATTGGCGATAATGcaacaaaagaagaaaaagaaaagtgtgacaacttgataaaaaattcaaagccACCATTAAAAGATTGGAAGCCATATGAAATTGTCATAAGGGGAAGTGCAGGTAATTAAAACATTCGACTTTGAGTATTAATCTatcatatgtataaataaattatttctaagtAAACTTATATTgactgaaattatttttataagctCTTTTAAAGATGGACTAAAACGTTTAGAACAGCTTCGAACTGAAAAGTATGTTTTCTCAACTGGTGATGAAGATCCAGAAAAAGGTCTCAGTCTCAAACTAAAACAAgaggtatgttttttttttcgtgaatatcaattttattgctattattaattattataacagattataacaaaaaagattataaataTGTGACTAGAAATTATAATGATggttatgataattattaattaattacctgtagaaataattaataaataattatgtctgtttataatttatatgatttttaaatatgatgattaaatttttttttcaaaattctttCAGATGAACCATCAAAGATACGTTCCATGCCATTACAAGgcaaatttcatttaaataatagtaaaaacgAATATTTAGAGTTGAAATAAgagttaaattttatcagaatcacacaaaaacaaatgatggataaattaattacaattgaacaaaaacttttgatgaataatattcGTCAACCTTCTTCAAGACAAgcattatttcttaaaaatttgtattgcaATACACTTGAAGAATTTGATATACTTGATGCTCGTCTAGAAGTACAAGATTTCAATAAGCAAATGGTACAAaactgataatattataataataaataataatgttttttttactgatttttttgattgaaataatatttttaatgtataacTTTTTTAGCaagaaaatattgttaaattcgTGAATCCAAGTATGACAATTCAGCGGAACATTTCTGATGTGTTAAAACAAATACTCAGTAAAGATGTATTGAGCAAATTCACCGCACAAAAAGCCACCAAAGATAAATCAAGAATCTTCTTGGAGACAAAAATGTGGCAGTGCATCGAGAgtaagataatatttttttaactattatttctaaaatataattcataagaaataaattgaaaaaaaaattataaatacattgaCATAATTTGTTCTAGATGTATTGAATCAAGAGTGGGAAGCAGACAGATTACCGATTCCGAAATCGAGAGAACTTTCTCAAGATCTTGGTGCAGCTATGAACAGCTCCAGAGATTGGGGAAAGAAACGcaggaaaataaatacaattcatGTCGATGGAAATGGGACTGCAGTTCAGcaacttgaaaatattgacaatatttaAGATGTTCAAAAACTGATtactttcgatttttttataacttttttttcgcttcacatttttttaaaaatgatattcatttgtttatttaataatttttaagctaTTGAATATTTgctttctttatatttttgtgtgcctttttttaaacattgttTTCTATACtcgataaacaaaatatttgatgaaatgttcatttttttaagtaatgatttttaaaatatcaaatgttagcttttttttaatatttgttcgtttttttctatgattttttatgtgtttcatgaagtgaaaattaaaaagtctcatatcaataaaatgattaatgatTAGAAATATACTCTTGAATGaaggaaatgaaaaaattaaataacgtcatattcaatttaatacgAATAATAATGTGTATAACCAGGTACATGAAAAATAGTagacaatttaaaatcattgtggcagaaaatatatttttgttaaaaaaatgtactgaAGTTGCTCGGAATCCTCCCTGGATGTTTTAGGGTGTTGCTGCTGCCCCAAAAGCCTCGCAAACCATCGATGAAATGTCCCTCTAACAGCCGATGTCCATATCAAATTGGAGaaatttttggttggagaaatggtggGGAAAGTTGAAAAAGGCGGAGAAAATTGgcaaaagttggagaaatatatCTACCAGGGTTGACTAAAGACATAAACCACTGAaaccattttaaaaatatctcaGTAGTCATCCACCCTTTCTCCGATACTAATCCCCATGTTCCCTTCGTTGTGTTAGCTAGAAGAGcaggtattattttttttctagaagaaataaaaagtagTGGTAACTTCCGCCTCGATGCAGAAATACACAAACTTGAAGTTGGGGTCTTGCCTCGATCACTTGTTACAATTAATCCTACTTGTCGTTTGCCTTTCGAGGCAAATATTAACTCTTGCGTCTTGGGATTTACAGAAAAAGAAGTCTCATCAATATTCCAAATTCTATCACTGGAGTATGTTTCACCGTGTCCTAATCGAATAATTGTATTCATATTAAATGGTTGTTCAAGTAAATTAAAGTATTCTTGAACAACTACTTGATTGAATCCTATAAGCCAAGACACGCCTAGAATACGGTCTCTACAAAGGtgctaaataatatttttatcagcaaCAATGCCATTACTCTTGTTTGAGTTGTCCCTAATCCACGGAGCTCATCTTCTTTCTCAGGAATATACGCCGCCATTTCTTGTTCTGGAGAAAAATAGGTCTCAGACCTACGATAGAActgttaaaaaatcatatatattgtCTTGTGTATATAACACTTGAAACAAACTATGGTATAGTATATTGTGCAACAAGAGCACAATGTGAGTGATTCTCGCCTGCACACAGATGATGCAGAGTCGACGCAGGTTGGCCAAAGGCCTACGCCGAGTCAAGTGCCCTGGAGACGAGGCATCATCTCTGTGTGAACTGAGTGCGAGAGAGCACCACTCACATGGCGCCCGCATGACACATACTATTTTTTGGCCGAACGGACGGGAAACACCTGTTTGTCGCCCTGAATTTGTAGGATGACAAACGGGCAATTCCCGCCCGCTAggccaaaaaatttatttcatcattttaatattacattattaatttaatcaatgaatattttaatgtattgttaaaaattcacaGTTTTGAATTTCACcgcattatttattcaacgccatatttaaaaaaaataaaactcatcaaaaaatttgaaaataaaaaaaaaaacaaatccaaACATGACCTACATTCAATATGTCATTAATTAGTAGTTCAAAGATGATATAAGTCtatcaaaaacaataaaagaaaaatttttttttctcaaaatatatattaattttacataaaaaaaattggtgacTATTTTGAGCCACTCTTCTCTATAGATATCaagacataataataatatattttgaggATGCATTCATAATCAAAAATCCTTTCACTGTCAactattttatgaaataaaaaagctgaatttgttttatttcgtTCGAAAATACGAGAAAATTATCAACGAACATTATGTTGTCAAAATACATCACTGATGGCCCAGGGAAAAATTGGCAGATCGAATTTGATCTGTTTCAGATAAGAATCAGTTAAATTTAATCTGATTGGATCTGGGTAcagatcaaacttgatctgTGCTCAGATCAAATCTTGTCTGACTAGATCTGACTAAATCAAACTTGATCTGGACCCAGTTTAAGGTACCACAGTCAGAAGTCGTATCTGAACGCCTGGGGCTCGATTCTCAAATGCTTTCTTCGTGAAAACTCACTCGTGAAGTGCTGTCGCTTGCTCGGCAGTGTTCGCGGCAATCAAGTATCAAGGGGTGAACTGTAACTCA from Aphidius gifuensis isolate YNYX2018 linkage group LG5, ASM1490517v1, whole genome shotgun sequence includes:
- the LOC122856335 gene encoding uncharacterized protein LOC122856335, which translates into the protein MMDKLITIEQKLLMNNIRQPSSRQALFLKNLYCNTLEEFDILDARLEVQDFNKQMQENIVKFVNPSMTIQRNISDVLKQILSKDVLSKFTAQKATKDKSRIFLETKMWQCIENVLNQEWEADRLPIPKSRELSQDLGAAMNSSRDWGKKRRKINTIHVDGNGTAVQQLENIDNI